In Synechococcus sp. KORDI-52, one genomic interval encodes:
- the miaB gene encoding tRNA (N6-isopentenyl adenosine(37)-C2)-methylthiotransferase MiaB → MVASAPLATNATANPQRGSYWITTFGCQMNKADSERMAGILEAMGYREASAELDADLVLYNTCTIRDNAEQKVYSYLGRQAQRKRSNPNLTLVVAGCVAQQEGESLLRRVPELDLVMGPQHANRLETLLLQVDSGQQVVATEEHHILEDITTARRDSSICGWVNVIYGCNERCTYCVVPSVRGKEQSRLPQTIKLEMEGLAAQGYKEITLLGQNIDAYGRDLPGITPEGRRQHTLTDLLHHVHDVEGIERIRFATSHPRYFTERLIDACADLPKLCEHFHIPFQSGDNDVLQAMARGYTVERYRRIIDRIRERMPDASLSADVIVAFPGETDAQYRRTLDLIEEIGFDQVNTAAYSPRPNTPAANWDQQLPETVKVERLREINALVERCARQANARYEGRVEEVLAEGINPKDPSQLMGRTRTNRLTFFSATGPDGHAYSAGDLVQVRIDAVRSFSLSGSPLPH, encoded by the coding sequence TTGGTCGCCTCCGCCCCCCTCGCCACTAACGCCACTGCCAATCCCCAGCGTGGCAGCTACTGGATCACAACCTTCGGCTGCCAGATGAACAAGGCGGATTCCGAACGGATGGCGGGAATCCTGGAAGCCATGGGCTATCGGGAGGCGTCAGCCGAACTGGATGCCGACCTGGTGCTCTACAACACCTGCACCATCCGGGACAACGCCGAACAGAAGGTTTACAGCTACCTAGGCAGACAGGCCCAACGGAAACGCAGCAACCCCAATCTCACTCTGGTGGTGGCGGGCTGTGTTGCCCAGCAGGAGGGCGAATCGCTGCTCCGGCGGGTGCCGGAGCTTGATCTGGTGATGGGACCGCAGCACGCCAATCGGCTTGAGACGTTGTTGCTTCAGGTGGACAGCGGCCAGCAGGTGGTCGCCACCGAAGAGCACCACATCCTTGAAGACATCACCACGGCCCGCCGGGACAGCAGCATCTGCGGCTGGGTGAACGTGATCTACGGCTGCAACGAACGTTGCACCTACTGCGTGGTGCCCTCCGTGCGCGGCAAAGAACAATCACGGCTGCCCCAGACGATCAAGCTGGAGATGGAGGGTCTTGCCGCCCAGGGCTACAAAGAAATCACCCTGCTTGGCCAGAACATTGATGCCTACGGCCGGGATCTACCGGGCATCACACCGGAGGGTCGCCGCCAACACACCCTCACGGATTTGCTCCATCACGTTCACGACGTGGAGGGCATTGAACGGATCCGTTTTGCCACCAGCCATCCGCGCTACTTCACCGAGCGGCTGATCGATGCCTGTGCCGACCTGCCCAAGCTCTGTGAACACTTCCACATTCCGTTCCAAAGCGGGGACAACGACGTGTTGCAGGCCATGGCCCGGGGCTACACCGTGGAGCGTTACCGGCGGATCATCGACCGCATCCGTGAGCGCATGCCCGATGCCTCCCTCAGCGCTGATGTGATCGTCGCGTTCCCCGGCGAAACCGATGCGCAGTACCGCCGCACCCTTGATCTGATCGAAGAAATCGGCTTCGACCAGGTGAACACGGCGGCTTATTCCCCGCGGCCCAACACCCCTGCCGCCAACTGGGACCAGCAGCTGCCGGAAACAGTGAAGGTGGAACGCCTGCGCGAGATCAATGCCCTGGTGGAGCGCTGCGCCCGCCAGGCCAATGCCCGCTACGAGGGCCGCGTCGAAGAAGTGCTGGCGGAGGGCATCAATCCCAAGGACCCATCCCAACTGATGGGGCGCACCCGAACCAATCGCCTGACCTTCTTCAGCGCCACCGGACCGGATGGTCACGCCTACAGCGCAGGTGATCTCGTGCAGGTGCGCATCGATGCGGTGCGCTCCTTTTCACTCAGCGGCAGCCCCCTGCCCCACTGA
- a CDS encoding dipeptide epimerase: MGWALRRFSLTKAVPLTISRGTTAAVVRLELRLERDGLTGRGETGGFETGHRAFALEAVEQELLALLPHLEVLDPDRPQRFEPLLEPLSPPARCAVDLALWDWYGQRLAQPLWRLWGLDAADGLATSVTLGLASVPAALNRLDRWWRQLPATRVKLKLGSPDGLDHDRSLLNAVAQAITERSQTQGVAIELQVDANGGWTLDQARRMLEPLASHQVVLLEQPLAPDLDPTQDTAGFAALHPHCPMPLVADESCWDLEDLLRLAPVVDGVNLKLLKTGGLSQALLMARLAQRKGLDLMVGCYSDSSLLNGAAAQLLPLIRWPDLDSHLNLMDDPFVGLGLKDDRLRPSAAAGLGIRQAGGTAT; encoded by the coding sequence ATGGGCTGGGCCCTCAGGCGGTTTTCGCTCACCAAGGCCGTGCCCCTCACGATCAGCCGGGGCACCACGGCTGCCGTGGTGCGCTTGGAGCTCAGGTTGGAACGGGATGGATTGACCGGCCGCGGCGAGACCGGTGGATTTGAGACCGGCCACCGTGCTTTTGCCCTTGAGGCGGTGGAACAGGAGCTGCTGGCGCTGTTGCCGCATCTGGAGGTTCTCGATCCCGACCGTCCGCAACGGTTCGAGCCCTTGCTGGAGCCTTTGAGTCCGCCAGCCCGTTGTGCCGTCGACCTCGCGTTGTGGGATTGGTACGGGCAACGGCTCGCTCAGCCGCTGTGGCGGCTCTGGGGGTTGGATGCCGCCGATGGCCTCGCCACCAGCGTCACCCTGGGACTGGCTTCTGTGCCTGCGGCGCTGAATCGCCTGGACCGCTGGTGGAGGCAGCTGCCGGCCACGCGTGTGAAGCTGAAGTTGGGCAGCCCCGACGGTTTGGACCACGACCGAAGCCTGCTGAACGCGGTGGCTCAGGCGATCACAGAACGATCCCAGACGCAGGGTGTGGCCATCGAACTGCAGGTGGATGCCAACGGTGGTTGGACCCTGGATCAGGCCAGGCGGATGCTGGAGCCCCTGGCATCACACCAGGTGGTTCTGCTGGAGCAACCTCTGGCTCCTGATCTGGATCCGACGCAGGACACGGCGGGGTTCGCGGCGCTCCACCCGCACTGTCCGATGCCCCTGGTGGCGGACGAAAGTTGCTGGGATCTGGAGGATCTGCTGCGCCTGGCTCCGGTGGTGGATGGCGTGAACCTCAAGCTTCTCAAGACCGGGGGACTCAGTCAGGCCCTGTTGATGGCTCGATTGGCGCAGCGGAAGGGGCTGGATCTGATGGTGGGGTGTTATTCCGACAGTTCCCTGCTGAATGGTGCAGCGGCTCAGTTGCTGCCTCTGATCCGTTGGCCTGATCTCGACAGCCATCTCAATTTGATGGACGACCCCTTTGTTGGCCTTGGGTTGAAGGACGATCGTCTGCGGCCTTCGGCGGCGGCTGGATTGGGGATCCGCCAGGCAGGAGGCACGGCAACGTGA
- a CDS encoding cell division protein FtsQ/DivIB, whose translation MRPLNRATAKTTPTQRPISAQVARRRALRQQRRQALLLQLWRLVAMLLLSGGCAWILLRHGWTMHSPEAVVLKGEVALEKNQVVEAAKLRFPQPLLEVSPRALEAQLISTLPVRSAQVERQMLPARLIINLKPEIPIARAERQGPAGRERGLLNAEGQWLPLTDVSPEPLTNILVRGWNDQQRSEVAALLEQRDRLEGLLKAVVLHPDGDISLITNALGRIDLGGEPSLLNAQIETILHLNNTLPEQLRQTRQSSLDLSNPDRPELQRPKSAAPKNAKTQP comes from the coding sequence GTGCGACCTTTGAACAGGGCCACCGCCAAGACGACGCCAACGCAGCGGCCCATCTCCGCTCAGGTTGCCCGCCGCCGAGCGTTACGCCAGCAGCGTCGCCAAGCCTTGTTGCTTCAGCTCTGGCGCCTCGTGGCCATGCTGCTGCTCAGTGGGGGATGCGCATGGATCCTGCTGCGCCATGGCTGGACCATGCATAGCCCTGAGGCAGTGGTCCTGAAAGGTGAGGTTGCCCTCGAGAAGAACCAAGTTGTCGAGGCGGCCAAACTGCGCTTTCCCCAACCCCTGCTCGAGGTCAGCCCCAGAGCGCTGGAAGCACAGCTGATCAGCACCCTGCCCGTGCGAAGCGCTCAGGTGGAGCGCCAGATGCTGCCCGCTCGCCTAATCATCAACCTGAAGCCGGAGATTCCCATCGCTCGCGCCGAGCGTCAGGGTCCCGCTGGACGGGAACGGGGGCTGCTGAATGCCGAAGGGCAGTGGCTCCCCCTGACCGACGTCTCCCCAGAACCGCTGACGAACATCCTGGTGCGCGGTTGGAACGACCAGCAACGCAGTGAAGTTGCTGCGCTGCTGGAACAACGGGATCGGTTGGAGGGTCTGCTCAAAGCCGTCGTGCTTCACCCTGACGGCGACATCAGCCTGATCACCAATGCCTTGGGCCGGATCGATCTCGGAGGCGAACCCTCACTTTTGAATGCCCAGATCGAGACCATCCTTCACCTGAACAACACGCTGCCGGAACAGCTCCGCCAGACCCGGCAAAGCAGTCTGGATCTCAGCAATCCCGACCGCCCGGAGCTGCAACGTCCAAAATCGGCGGCACCCAAGAACGCCAAGACGCAACCCTGA
- a CDS encoding DUF4359 domain-containing protein yields the protein MSPSPPQQRVPALALLAGVVAAAGVLSLVVSNPSLEDYEAHAGAQLVTLGTKELCDDPTLPMVLRLWIRNCPELIASQREALAALAGQFTNRRNLVVASLYSTRMGGQELLPGLRLPGFDVLTLGVAGRFLILRTDASSGARE from the coding sequence GTGTCCCCTTCACCCCCTCAGCAACGTGTGCCTGCTCTGGCGCTGCTGGCGGGAGTTGTGGCTGCGGCCGGCGTGCTGTCGCTGGTGGTCTCCAATCCGAGCCTGGAGGACTACGAGGCCCACGCCGGCGCCCAGCTGGTCACGTTGGGCACCAAGGAACTCTGTGACGATCCGACGCTGCCGATGGTCCTGCGTCTTTGGATCCGCAATTGCCCAGAGCTGATTGCGTCTCAGCGGGAGGCCCTGGCGGCGCTGGCCGGTCAATTCACCAACCGTCGCAATCTTGTGGTGGCCAGTTTGTATTCCACGCGCATGGGGGGGCAGGAGTTGCTGCCGGGGTTGCGCCTACCCGGCTTCGATGTGCTCACCCTCGGCGTGGCCGGTCGTTTTTTGATCCTCAGAACCGACGCGAGCAGCGGTGCACGGGAGTGA
- a CDS encoding D-alanine--D-alanine ligase family protein has protein sequence MPSSPITVGLVFGGRSGEHEVSIRSAATVVRGLRSGNNTERYTVQPIYIDRDGRWWGKDLAEETLATETAPNLSPPLPPSGFQGFPEGSEAVDIWYPVLHGPNGEDGTIQGLFQLTGKPFVGAGVLGSAVSMDKQAMKSAFASAGLSQVPYVALHASELEDANSRSTLLDRIESELTYPCFVKPANLGSSVGISKVRSRTELEAGLNQAAALDPRLVVEQGVNAREVECAVLGGRRLEASVVGEVRFDADWYDYETKYTAGRSSTLIPAPLPDPVTERIRTQALQACAAVGVDGMGRVDFFYDDANDQLWINEINTLPGFTAQSMFPMLWAASGVTLEQLVHQLLQSAGE, from the coding sequence ATGCCGTCCAGCCCTATCACGGTCGGCCTCGTCTTTGGAGGCCGCTCTGGAGAGCACGAGGTATCGATCCGATCCGCGGCCACCGTGGTTCGCGGCCTGCGCAGCGGAAACAACACGGAGCGCTACACCGTCCAGCCGATCTACATCGACCGAGATGGCCGCTGGTGGGGTAAGGATCTGGCCGAGGAGACCCTGGCCACCGAAACGGCACCGAACCTCAGCCCGCCGCTGCCTCCCTCGGGTTTCCAAGGCTTCCCGGAGGGCAGCGAAGCAGTCGACATCTGGTACCCGGTGCTGCATGGTCCCAATGGGGAAGATGGAACCATTCAGGGGTTGTTCCAGCTGACCGGCAAACCGTTTGTGGGAGCCGGGGTTCTTGGCTCAGCGGTGAGCATGGACAAGCAGGCGATGAAGTCCGCCTTCGCGAGCGCCGGGCTGTCCCAGGTGCCCTATGTGGCCCTTCATGCCTCCGAACTCGAGGATGCCAACAGCCGATCCACCCTCCTCGATCGGATTGAAAGCGAACTGACTTACCCCTGTTTCGTGAAGCCCGCGAATCTCGGCTCCTCGGTGGGGATCAGCAAGGTGCGGTCTCGCACGGAACTGGAAGCCGGTCTCAACCAGGCAGCAGCACTCGACCCGAGACTGGTGGTGGAGCAGGGCGTCAACGCCAGGGAAGTGGAATGCGCGGTGCTGGGGGGGCGCCGCCTCGAAGCATCCGTAGTCGGCGAAGTGCGTTTCGATGCGGACTGGTACGACTACGAGACGAAGTACACCGCTGGGCGGAGCTCCACGCTGATTCCCGCCCCCCTGCCGGATCCAGTGACTGAGCGCATCCGTACCCAGGCGTTACAAGCCTGTGCAGCCGTTGGCGTCGACGGCATGGGTCGGGTGGACTTCTTCTACGACGACGCCAATGATCAGCTGTGGATCAACGAAATCAACACCCTGCCTGGTTTCACGGCGCAGAGCATGTTCCCGATGCTCTGGGCGGCCAGTGGCGTAACACTCGAGCAGTTGGTGCACCAACTGCTCCAATCAGCAGGAGAATGA
- a CDS encoding DUF1611 domain-containing protein produces the protein MSGIQAPPGFREMRLVLLQHGGMASLTGKTGLAMLRHRAGPIVAVIDPDHAGQSLPQITGIDRVVPVVADLAAALPYKPEAAVVGLAPSGGQLPDPVRHDALAALRAGLHLASGLHTRLAEDPELAAACWPDHWIWDLRREPETLKVGQARAAALPCRRLLAVGTDMAVGKMSACLALLEAAQRTGIPARFVGTGQAGILISGEGVALDAVRVDYAAGAVEAAVLRAAAALPEQGLVLVEGQGSLCHPASTATLPLLRGVQPTALLLVHRAGQTTIDRLPQIPLPPLAELVATMETLASWAQPDGAHPPVKVAAVALNTARLDEDQARREVEGVHQMLQLPCTDPIRWGADPLLKALLKD, from the coding sequence ATGAGCGGGATTCAGGCACCGCCGGGATTTCGGGAGATGCGGTTGGTGCTGCTCCAACACGGCGGCATGGCCAGCCTCACCGGCAAGACCGGTCTGGCCATGCTGCGCCATCGCGCCGGACCGATCGTCGCCGTGATTGATCCCGACCATGCCGGCCAGTCCTTGCCGCAGATCACCGGCATCGATCGTGTCGTGCCGGTTGTGGCGGATTTGGCCGCTGCGCTGCCCTACAAGCCGGAGGCCGCAGTGGTTGGCCTGGCTCCCTCGGGGGGGCAGCTCCCGGACCCTGTTCGTCATGACGCCCTGGCGGCGTTGCGGGCAGGCCTGCACCTCGCCAGCGGACTCCACACCCGTCTGGCTGAGGATCCGGAACTGGCGGCAGCCTGCTGGCCCGACCACTGGATCTGGGATTTGCGGCGGGAGCCGGAGACGCTCAAGGTTGGCCAGGCACGGGCCGCAGCACTCCCCTGTCGACGCCTTCTGGCCGTTGGAACCGATATGGCCGTGGGCAAGATGAGTGCGTGCCTGGCGCTGTTGGAGGCAGCCCAGCGAACCGGGATTCCCGCGCGCTTTGTGGGAACGGGGCAGGCGGGAATTCTGATCAGCGGTGAGGGGGTTGCCCTTGATGCTGTTCGTGTGGATTACGCCGCCGGTGCGGTGGAGGCGGCGGTGCTTCGGGCCGCTGCCGCTTTGCCGGAGCAGGGCCTCGTGCTCGTTGAAGGGCAGGGGTCGTTGTGTCACCCCGCCTCAACAGCCACGCTCCCCCTGCTTCGGGGGGTTCAGCCCACCGCTCTCCTGCTGGTGCATCGGGCTGGCCAGACGACCATCGATCGACTGCCTCAGATTCCGCTCCCTCCACTGGCGGAGTTGGTGGCCACCATGGAAACTCTGGCCAGCTGGGCTCAGCCTGACGGTGCACACCCGCCAGTCAAGGTGGCGGCGGTCGCCCTCAACACCGCGCGGCTTGATGAGGATCAGGCCAGGCGAGAGGTGGAGGGCGTTCATCAAATGCTGCAGCTGCCCTGCACAGACCCCATCAGGTGGGGAGCAGATCCCTTGCTCAAAGCATTGCTGAAAGATTGA
- a CDS encoding amidohydrolase family protein — protein sequence MTDALSHEASGSGVLDAWVPLGLLDFDPETPLTTIEKQGLTPVRLAWHQGCLREPQPLPAHQPPPSRMVLPRLVDGHVHLDKAYTWQEYPNLNGSYEGALDANLQEHNTRTSASVLQRGERAMERAFHHGLRAMRSHVDSGGSGAEASWEALLTLQQRWRSRIDLQLVALVPLAFWGSAEAEALARRVAASGGCLGGVLTPPWGSALVSDQLEVLLRLADRHNCGVDLHIDEAEHGPAEGMVQLLRALRRVPVSVPITCSHASSLALLPASRLERLAERMAAAQLHVIALPLTNAWLLARSQGTTPLQRPQAPIRQLQRCGVPVAVAGDNVADPWFPGGDFDPLALLAASMPLTQLLPWQRLGLAPFTTAPSAVLQLEWDGVLRDGAPADLISVEGQGWSDLIRCPPQRQVLVKGHWVSSSGARP from the coding sequence GTGACGGATGCCCTGTCTCATGAGGCCTCGGGGAGTGGAGTCCTTGACGCGTGGGTTCCCCTGGGGTTGCTGGATTTCGACCCTGAAACGCCCCTAACCACCATCGAGAAGCAGGGGTTGACTCCCGTGCGACTCGCCTGGCATCAAGGGTGCCTGCGCGAGCCCCAACCGCTGCCTGCGCACCAACCGCCACCGTCCCGGATGGTGCTGCCGCGCTTGGTGGATGGCCATGTCCATCTGGATAAGGCCTACACCTGGCAGGAGTACCCCAACCTCAACGGCAGCTACGAGGGTGCCCTGGACGCCAACCTGCAGGAGCACAACACCCGAACTTCGGCCTCCGTTCTCCAACGGGGGGAGCGCGCCATGGAGAGGGCGTTCCACCATGGGTTGAGGGCCATGCGCAGCCATGTCGACAGTGGTGGCTCCGGTGCCGAGGCCAGCTGGGAGGCACTGCTCACCCTTCAGCAGCGTTGGCGCAGTCGCATTGATCTGCAGTTGGTGGCGCTGGTTCCTCTGGCCTTCTGGGGTTCAGCTGAAGCGGAGGCCTTGGCCCGTCGCGTCGCCGCCAGTGGGGGCTGCCTCGGTGGCGTTCTGACGCCACCCTGGGGATCGGCTCTGGTGAGCGATCAGCTGGAGGTGCTGCTGCGTCTGGCAGACCGCCACAACTGCGGCGTCGACCTCCACATTGATGAGGCCGAGCATGGTCCGGCCGAGGGCATGGTTCAGCTGCTCAGGGCTCTGCGGCGTGTGCCGGTGTCGGTTCCCATCACCTGCAGCCATGCCAGCAGCCTTGCCTTGCTGCCGGCCTCCCGCTTGGAGCGTTTGGCAGAGCGCATGGCGGCTGCCCAGCTTCACGTCATCGCCCTGCCCCTCACCAATGCCTGGTTGCTGGCGCGATCGCAGGGCACCACACCGCTTCAGCGTCCGCAGGCCCCGATCCGTCAGTTACAACGCTGCGGCGTTCCGGTGGCGGTGGCGGGTGACAACGTCGCCGACCCCTGGTTTCCCGGAGGCGACTTCGACCCCTTGGCCCTGCTGGCCGCATCGATGCCGTTGACCCAGCTGTTGCCCTGGCAGCGGCTGGGCCTCGCCCCCTTCACCACGGCACCGTCCGCTGTGCTTCAGCTGGAGTGGGATGGGGTGCTGCGGGATGGTGCTCCAGCCGATCTGATCAGCGTGGAGGGTCAGGGATGGTCGGATCTGATTCGCTGCCCTCCGCAGCGCCAGGTTCTCGTGAAGGGCCACTGGGTGTCGTCGTCGGGCGCTAGACCCTGA
- a CDS encoding folylpolyglutamate synthase/dihydrofolate synthase family protein, giving the protein MDDLSDLIPRFDLRGMDLQLDRMDAALHDLGHPCRSVPAIQVLGTNGKGSIVSFLESALCAAGLRCGVTTSPHLVSWCERIRIQGQPIALDALRSQLQALQPLNERHRLTPFELLVTAAFLAFQRHACELLVLEVGLGGRLDATTAHPYRPVVAVASIGLDHCEHLGSSLSAIATEKAAAIPPQATVISCVQDPEVEIVLEDTCRTQQAKLQWVKPLDPTWQLGLPGEIQRSNAAVALSALQALSGLGWSLPETVIQEGFATARWPGRLQTVQWGEHRLLLDGAHNPPAAVQLAEERKRWTNASSGVVWILAIQAHKDAVAMLEALLQPQDRAWIIPVPSHRSWSRSALLQELPQLELQLHEADRLEAVLTQFSSDGWPTPVPIVAGSIYLIGDLFARGIVTAE; this is encoded by the coding sequence GTGGACGATCTTTCTGATCTGATCCCACGCTTTGATCTGCGTGGCATGGATCTGCAGTTGGATCGCATGGATGCGGCCCTCCACGATCTAGGCCATCCCTGTCGGTCGGTTCCCGCCATTCAGGTGCTGGGCACCAACGGGAAGGGATCCATCGTCAGCTTTCTGGAATCAGCCCTCTGTGCCGCCGGACTCCGCTGCGGTGTCACCACCTCGCCTCACCTGGTGAGCTGGTGCGAACGCATCCGGATCCAGGGACAACCGATTGCTCTGGACGCACTGCGGTCCCAGTTGCAGGCCCTCCAACCTCTGAACGAGCGGCATCGGCTGACCCCCTTTGAACTGCTTGTGACCGCAGCCTTCTTGGCGTTTCAGCGGCACGCCTGTGAGCTGCTGGTGCTGGAAGTGGGGCTGGGGGGACGGCTTGACGCCACCACGGCCCACCCATACCGCCCTGTGGTGGCCGTCGCCAGCATTGGCCTGGACCACTGCGAGCACCTGGGCAGCAGCCTTAGCGCCATCGCAACCGAAAAAGCAGCAGCGATCCCGCCCCAGGCCACCGTGATCAGTTGCGTCCAAGACCCTGAGGTCGAGATCGTCCTGGAGGACACCTGCAGGACCCAGCAGGCCAAACTCCAATGGGTGAAGCCCCTGGATCCAACCTGGCAGCTGGGCTTGCCCGGCGAGATTCAGCGGAGCAACGCCGCTGTGGCCCTCAGTGCCTTGCAAGCTCTCTCGGGCTTGGGCTGGTCTCTGCCTGAGACCGTGATCCAGGAAGGCTTCGCCACAGCCCGCTGGCCCGGTCGCCTGCAGACCGTGCAATGGGGGGAGCACCGACTTCTCCTGGATGGAGCCCACAATCCACCGGCCGCGGTCCAACTGGCCGAAGAGCGCAAGAGATGGACCAACGCCTCCAGCGGTGTGGTGTGGATCCTGGCGATTCAGGCCCACAAGGACGCTGTCGCCATGCTCGAGGCCCTGCTACAGCCCCAGGACCGGGCCTGGATCATTCCGGTACCCAGCCACAGGAGCTGGAGCCGGTCGGCCCTCCTCCAGGAACTACCCCAGCTCGAGCTCCAGCTGCATGAGGCCGACAGGCTTGAAGCCGTGCTGACCCAATTCAGCAGCGATGGATGGCCAACACCGGTGCCGATTGTTGCCGGATCGATTTATCTGATCGGTGACCTGTTCGCTCGCGGCATTGTGACGGCAGAGTGA
- a CDS encoding FAD-binding oxidoreductase → MGRAEALIALRQALSAVPDLELFTEPAELQRHSRDAFEYSPVLTPQLQSCRAELVVRPKTVKAVERLASACADHQVPLTLRGTGTGNYGQCVPLHGGVVMLTAALRQIRSFDAATGVVTVEPGCVMRDLDQELRRHGRQLRLMPSTWRSATIGGFIAGGSGGIGSSRWGFLRDPGHLLGMEVVPLRPNAQCRQIDEIEAEALNHAYGTNGIITALSLATAPAVHWHQVSVDCDRWEQAIELMQRIAASAVDLHLATLLEQPLLARLPTWAGPVVSAHRLLLLVAPDGLTSLQRMAQSAGGTLRDLGPEDLSCAHGLRELSWNHTTLHVRASEPGWTYLQMLLPQPELPAMAALKQRWGDALIWHLELVRQQGCARLAALPLVRWQGEEQLCRLMHDCKAAGAVLFNPHVITVEDGGLGVVDADQVAAKHHFDPAGLLNPGKLRGWDERL, encoded by the coding sequence ATGGGTCGCGCTGAAGCCTTGATCGCCCTCCGGCAAGCCCTCAGTGCTGTTCCTGATCTGGAGCTGTTCACCGAACCGGCTGAGCTGCAGCGCCATTCCCGGGATGCCTTTGAGTACTCCCCGGTCCTGACGCCACAGTTGCAGTCCTGTCGTGCTGAGTTGGTGGTTCGCCCCAAAACCGTGAAGGCGGTTGAACGGCTTGCCTCAGCCTGTGCTGACCATCAGGTTCCCTTAACCCTGAGGGGCACCGGCACGGGGAACTACGGACAGTGTGTGCCTCTGCACGGTGGCGTGGTGATGCTCACTGCGGCCCTGAGGCAGATCCGATCGTTTGATGCGGCGACCGGCGTGGTGACCGTGGAACCGGGTTGTGTGATGCGCGATCTGGATCAGGAGCTGCGCCGGCATGGGCGCCAGCTGCGCTTGATGCCCAGCACCTGGCGCAGCGCCACAATTGGTGGCTTCATTGCGGGGGGCTCTGGGGGGATCGGCTCCTCGCGCTGGGGATTTCTGCGCGATCCAGGCCATCTGCTCGGGATGGAGGTCGTGCCGCTCCGTCCCAATGCCCAGTGCCGTCAGATCGACGAGATCGAGGCTGAGGCCTTGAACCATGCCTACGGCACCAACGGCATCATCACGGCCCTCAGCCTGGCCACCGCTCCAGCGGTCCACTGGCACCAGGTGAGTGTGGACTGCGACCGCTGGGAACAGGCGATCGAGCTGATGCAGAGGATCGCGGCATCAGCTGTGGATCTCCATCTGGCCACCCTGCTGGAACAGCCCCTGCTGGCACGCCTGCCCACTTGGGCTGGTCCTGTCGTTTCGGCGCACCGGCTGTTGTTGCTCGTTGCCCCGGATGGACTCACCAGCCTGCAACGCATGGCCCAGTCAGCCGGCGGCACCCTGCGGGATCTTGGGCCAGAGGATCTTTCATGCGCCCATGGATTGCGTGAGCTGAGCTGGAATCACACCACCCTGCATGTGCGGGCTTCAGAGCCGGGATGGACCTACCTCCAGATGCTGTTGCCGCAGCCGGAGTTGCCGGCAATGGCCGCGTTGAAGCAGCGCTGGGGGGATGCCCTGATCTGGCATCTTGAGCTGGTGCGCCAGCAGGGCTGTGCCCGTCTGGCGGCCCTTCCGCTGGTGCGCTGGCAGGGGGAGGAGCAGCTCTGTCGGTTGATGCATGACTGCAAAGCGGCGGGTGCCGTGCTGTTCAACCCTCACGTGATCACCGTGGAGGACGGCGGCCTTGGCGTTGTCGATGCTGATCAGGTGGCGGCCAAGCACCACTTTGATCCAGCCGGTTTGCTCAATCCCGGCAAGCTCCGGGGTTGGGATGAGCGCCTCTGA
- a CDS encoding pentapeptide repeat-containing protein, whose product MAAPAQALDTSAGVGLQERALFQEKVDYTLTNQSNGDFEGQNLANTSFAGAVGRGANFRGANLHGAILTQGAFAEADFQGADLSDALMDRADFVATDLRNAVLTGIIASGSSFTNAQIEGADFTDALLDRDDQRRLCREADGINPSTGVTTFDSLGC is encoded by the coding sequence ATGGCCGCTCCAGCACAAGCCCTGGACACCTCGGCTGGGGTGGGACTGCAGGAGCGGGCCCTGTTCCAGGAGAAGGTGGACTACACCCTCACCAACCAGAGCAACGGTGATTTCGAGGGGCAGAACCTGGCCAACACCTCCTTCGCCGGAGCGGTGGGCCGCGGAGCCAATTTCCGAGGGGCCAACCTGCATGGAGCGATCCTCACCCAGGGGGCCTTCGCTGAAGCGGATTTCCAGGGCGCTGATCTCTCCGATGCCCTGATGGATCGCGCCGACTTCGTCGCCACGGATCTACGCAACGCCGTCCTCACCGGAATCATTGCGTCGGGCAGCAGCTTCACCAATGCCCAGATCGAGGGGGCCGATTTCACCGATGCCCTGCTCGATCGTGATGATCAACGCCGGCTGTGCCGCGAGGCGGATGGCATCAATCCCAGCACCGGAGTCACCACCTTCGACAGCCTGGGCTGCTGA